One genomic region from Ornithinimicrobium flavum encodes:
- a CDS encoding (2Fe-2S)-binding protein — protein MTKITVKVDGTSYTDEVEPRTLLVHYLREQLGKTGTVVGCDTSSCGACTVHLDGRSVKSCNVLAVQADGHEVTTIEGIADGERLSPVQEAFRDCHALQCGFCTPGMIMQATDLLQEKPHPTEEEVRVGMEGNLCRCTGYHNIVKAVLQAAGAGKGGEQS, from the coding sequence ATGACGAAGATCACCGTGAAGGTCGACGGCACCAGTTACACCGACGAGGTCGAGCCCCGCACCCTGCTCGTCCACTACCTGCGAGAACAGCTGGGGAAGACCGGGACGGTGGTCGGCTGCGACACCAGCAGCTGCGGGGCCTGCACTGTGCACCTGGACGGACGCAGCGTGAAGTCCTGCAACGTCCTGGCCGTCCAGGCCGACGGGCACGAGGTGACCACGATCGAGGGCATCGCGGACGGTGAGCGCCTCAGCCCCGTCCAGGAGGCCTTCCGCGACTGTCACGCCCTGCAGTGCGGCTTCTGCACGCCGGGCATGATCATGCAGGCCACCGATCTGCTGCAGGAGAAGCCGCATCCCACCGAGGAGGAGGTCCGGGTCGGCATGGAGGGCAACCTGTGCCGGTGCACCGGCTACCACAACATCGTCAAGGCGGTCCTGCAGGCCGCCGGCGCCGGCAAGGGAGGTGAGCAGTCGTGA
- a CDS encoding vWA domain-containing protein, whose amino-acid sequence MTAAPSPAPVDGWDVGQTLAGFARACRAAGLPVTADRERTFLSACAATGLGERRAVYWAGRATLTASPADVEPYDRVFAGWFGGRPMHGVARQDTPRTSTVQASLEELPEGEGDAGPGELLRAAASAEEVLRHRDVAGLSPADRAALRRQFATLTPRPPTRPARRHTPSRTGAVDGRATVRAHLRNLGEPERIRYRRRAVRPRRVVLLVDVSGSMSAYADALLRLAHVMVQAAPRTTEVFTVGTRLTHVTRALRERDPDRALLAAGEVVPDWSGGTRLGQAVGVFLRRWGRRGMARGAVVVVLSDGWERQDPEQLGEQVRRLRSLAHRVVWVNPHRGKAGYLPVQAGIVACLPHVDDFVAGHSLAAFEEMLAVVDQHAAGSPPRG is encoded by the coding sequence GTGACCGCAGCCCCTTCCCCCGCCCCCGTCGACGGCTGGGACGTCGGGCAGACCCTCGCGGGGTTCGCGCGCGCCTGCCGCGCGGCGGGGCTGCCGGTGACGGCCGACCGGGAGCGGACCTTCCTGTCGGCCTGCGCCGCCACCGGGCTGGGCGAGCGGCGAGCCGTCTACTGGGCCGGGCGAGCCACCCTCACGGCGTCACCCGCCGACGTCGAGCCCTACGACCGCGTCTTCGCGGGATGGTTCGGCGGTCGTCCCATGCACGGCGTGGCGCGGCAGGACACGCCGCGGACCTCGACCGTCCAGGCGTCGCTGGAGGAGCTGCCCGAGGGGGAGGGGGATGCCGGCCCCGGCGAGCTCCTGCGCGCCGCGGCCTCGGCCGAGGAGGTCCTGCGGCACCGCGACGTGGCCGGCCTGTCCCCGGCGGACCGGGCCGCGCTACGGCGCCAGTTCGCCACGCTCACCCCGCGGCCGCCCACCCGCCCCGCCCGGCGGCACACCCCCTCCCGCACCGGGGCCGTCGACGGTCGCGCGACGGTCCGGGCCCACCTGCGCAACCTCGGCGAGCCCGAGCGGATCCGCTACCGGCGCCGGGCGGTCCGCCCCCGTCGGGTCGTCCTGCTCGTGGACGTCAGCGGCTCGATGAGCGCCTACGCCGACGCCCTCCTGCGCCTCGCGCACGTGATGGTCCAGGCCGCCCCGCGCACCACCGAGGTCTTCACGGTCGGCACGCGTCTGACGCACGTGACCCGTGCCCTGCGGGAGCGCGACCCCGACCGGGCCCTGCTCGCGGCGGGTGAGGTGGTCCCCGACTGGTCCGGGGGCACCCGCCTGGGGCAGGCGGTCGGGGTCTTCCTGCGGCGGTGGGGGCGCCGCGGCATGGCCCGGGGGGCGGTCGTGGTGGTCCTCAGCGACGGCTGGGAGCGGCAGGACCCCGAGCAGCTGGGGGAGCAGGTGAGACGTCTCCGATCCCTGGCGCACCGGGTGGTGTGGGTCAACCCCCACCGCGGCAAGGCGGGCTACCTGCCCGTCCAGGCGGGGATCGTGGCGTGCCTCCCGCACGTCGACGACTTCGTCGCCGGGCACTCGCTGGCCGCCTTCGAGGAGATGCTGGCGGTCGTGGACCAGCACGCGGCGGGGAGTCCACCGCGCGGCTGA
- a CDS encoding molybdopterin cofactor-binding domain-containing protein, with translation MGLAQLALAVFAAHDLPDGMEPTLDADATFDPVNFSFPHGTHLCAIEIDTETGASQIRSYVCVDDVGNVVNPMIVEGQVHGGLVQGIAQALWEEAVYDEQGTLVTGSFVDYTLPTSADTISFVTDRTVSPATSNDLGAKGVGEAGCIASTPAVVNAVVDAVRHLGVDDITMPCTPERVWRAIHDSGQGGATPTEDSADPRFAEGAPNQDPPGGSGVADHSTTTDGSVL, from the coding sequence GTGGGCCTGGCCCAGCTGGCCCTGGCCGTATTCGCCGCCCACGACCTGCCCGACGGCATGGAGCCGACCCTGGACGCCGACGCCACCTTCGACCCGGTGAACTTCTCCTTCCCGCACGGCACCCACCTGTGCGCCATCGAGATCGACACCGAGACGGGAGCCTCCCAGATCCGGTCCTACGTCTGCGTCGACGACGTGGGCAACGTCGTGAACCCGATGATCGTGGAGGGACAGGTGCACGGCGGCCTGGTGCAGGGCATCGCCCAGGCGCTGTGGGAGGAGGCGGTCTACGACGAGCAGGGCACGCTGGTGACCGGTTCCTTCGTCGACTACACCCTCCCCACCAGCGCCGACACGATCAGCTTCGTCACCGACCGCACCGTCTCCCCGGCCACCTCGAACGACCTGGGTGCCAAGGGTGTCGGCGAGGCGGGGTGCATCGCCTCGACCCCCGCGGTGGTCAATGCGGTCGTCGACGCGGTCCGCCACCTCGGCGTCGACGACATCACCATGCCCTGCACCCCGGAACGGGTCTGGCGCGCCATCCACGACAGCGGGCAGGGCGGTGCGACCCCCACCGAGGACTCCGCCGACCCCAGGTTCGCCGAGGGCGCGCCCAACCAGGACCCACCCGGTGGGTCCGGCGTCGCCGACCACTCCACCACGACCGACGGGAGCGTCCTGTGA
- a CDS encoding AAA family ATPase, translating into MQPPAALADPQALADPQALADALADTSYLADEGLATVAWLAHALQRPLLLEGEPGTGKTALAEAVASLLDVPLIRLQCYEGIEASQALYDWDFPRQILHLRAVEALGREQGGAAELEAELFDERFLQARPVLRALREAPCVLLVDEVDRADDEFEAFLLEVLSTWSVSIPELGTVRAAVAPYVVLTSNRTRELHDALKRRCLYHWIEHPGLKRELAIVRARLPEVDQALAAEIVGLVQRLRSDEDLVKPPGVAETLDWARALHALGTSRLDPEVAAATLGAAVKDRDDTERVRVALDRMLTR; encoded by the coding sequence ATGCAGCCTCCCGCCGCGCTCGCCGACCCGCAGGCGCTCGCCGACCCGCAGGCGCTCGCCGACGCGCTGGCCGACACCTCATACCTCGCTGACGAGGGCCTGGCCACGGTGGCGTGGCTGGCGCACGCGCTGCAGCGGCCCCTGCTGCTCGAGGGCGAGCCCGGGACGGGGAAGACGGCGCTCGCCGAGGCGGTCGCGTCCCTGCTCGACGTCCCGCTCATCCGGCTGCAGTGCTACGAGGGCATCGAGGCGAGCCAGGCCCTCTACGACTGGGACTTCCCACGCCAGATCCTCCACCTGCGGGCGGTCGAGGCGCTCGGCCGCGAGCAGGGCGGTGCCGCCGAGCTCGAGGCCGAGCTCTTCGACGAGCGCTTCCTGCAGGCCCGGCCCGTCCTGCGTGCCCTGCGGGAGGCACCCTGCGTCCTGCTGGTGGACGAGGTGGACCGGGCCGACGACGAGTTCGAGGCCTTCCTGCTGGAGGTGCTCTCCACCTGGTCGGTCTCCATCCCCGAGCTGGGGACGGTCCGCGCGGCGGTGGCCCCCTACGTCGTGCTCACCTCCAACCGCACGCGCGAGCTGCACGACGCCCTCAAGCGGCGCTGCCTCTACCACTGGATCGAGCACCCGGGTCTAAAGCGCGAGCTGGCTATCGTCCGCGCTCGGCTCCCCGAGGTGGACCAGGCCCTCGCCGCCGAGATCGTGGGCCTCGTCCAGCGGCTGCGGTCGGACGAGGACCTCGTCAAGCCGCCGGGGGTGGCGGAGACCCTGGACTGGGCCCGCGCCCTGCACGCCCTGGGCACCAGCCGTCTCGACCCCGAGGTGGCCGCGGCCACCCTCGGCGCCGCGGTCAAGGACCGCGACGACACCGAGCGGGTCCGGGTCGCGCTGGACCGGATGCTGACACGCTGA
- a CDS encoding XdhC family protein codes for MREVLEELLGWWQQGDEVALATVVGTWRSAPRQPGAAMLVGAEGEAVGSVSGGCVEGAVYELGQQVIASGSPVLQRYGVSDDEAMGVGLTCGGILDVFVERVSRQDFPELAEVATDIAEGRPVAVATVVAHPDPAYLGRHLVVRPEGEHASAGTLGTDRLDHSVLDDARGMLAQGRTATIEYGPAGERRGEGMRVFVASYAPRPRMLVFGAIDFAAAVARIGSFLGYRVTVCDARPVFATRSRFPEADEVVVSWPHRYVQQQVAEDALDPRTVACVLTHDPKFDVPLLATLLGPDAPDLAYVGAMGSRRTHEDRIARLREAGLTDAQLARLRSPVGLDLGARTPEETAVSIAAEIIADRWGGRGEPLSVTEGPIHTGHA; via the coding sequence ATGCGTGAGGTGCTCGAGGAGCTGCTGGGCTGGTGGCAGCAGGGTGACGAGGTCGCCCTGGCCACCGTCGTCGGCACCTGGCGGTCGGCGCCGCGCCAGCCCGGCGCCGCGATGCTGGTCGGGGCGGAGGGTGAGGCCGTCGGGTCGGTGAGCGGCGGGTGCGTCGAGGGCGCGGTCTACGAGCTGGGCCAGCAGGTGATCGCCTCCGGATCTCCTGTGCTGCAACGGTATGGCGTCTCCGACGACGAGGCCATGGGGGTGGGGCTCACGTGCGGGGGCATCCTCGACGTCTTCGTCGAGCGGGTCAGCCGCCAGGACTTCCCCGAGCTGGCGGAGGTGGCCACCGACATCGCCGAGGGTCGTCCGGTGGCGGTCGCCACCGTGGTCGCCCACCCGGACCCGGCCTACCTCGGCCGCCATCTCGTCGTCCGTCCCGAGGGGGAGCACGCCAGTGCGGGGACCCTGGGGACGGACCGCCTCGACCACTCCGTGCTGGACGACGCGCGCGGCATGCTCGCCCAAGGCCGCACCGCGACGATCGAGTACGGCCCCGCCGGCGAACGGCGCGGCGAGGGTATGAGGGTCTTCGTCGCCAGCTACGCCCCGCGGCCGCGGATGCTGGTCTTCGGCGCGATCGACTTCGCCGCCGCCGTCGCCAGGATCGGGTCCTTCCTCGGCTACCGCGTGACGGTGTGCGACGCCCGGCCGGTGTTCGCCACGCGGAGCCGCTTCCCCGAGGCGGACGAGGTCGTCGTGTCCTGGCCGCACCGCTACGTGCAGCAGCAGGTCGCCGAGGACGCGCTCGACCCGCGGACGGTGGCGTGCGTCCTGACCCACGACCCGAAGTTCGACGTGCCCCTGCTGGCGACGCTGCTGGGCCCGGACGCCCCTGACCTCGCCTACGTGGGGGCCATGGGCTCCCGGCGCACCCACGAGGACCGGATCGCCCGGTTGCGGGAGGCCGGCCTCACCGACGCGCAGCTCGCGCGCCTGCGCAGCCCCGTGGGCCTCGACCTCGGGGCCCGGACGCCGGAGGAGACGGCCGTCTCCATCGCCGCCGAGATCATCGCGGACCGGTGGGGGGGACGGGGCGAGCCGCTGTCGGTGACGGAGGGGCCGATCCACACCGGGCACGCCTGA
- a CDS encoding nucleotidyltransferase family protein — MGMSSARVTGLLLAAGAGRRFGGPKALVQDGRGPWLHRAARALLDGGCQDVLVVTGAAAEEVEELVLALGDPRVGSIRCGTWQAGMGESLRAGLTILATRGRTVPSQALVHLVDLLDVDAEVVARVLGAAPTAITPDAVLARAAYQGVPGHPVLLGQQHWQAVLDGARGDTGARSYLRTTRPLLVECGDLATGVDVDVAPAHAPDVPRGRGTPPG; from the coding sequence ATGGGTATGTCGTCCGCCCGCGTGACCGGTCTGCTCCTGGCCGCGGGTGCCGGGCGCCGGTTCGGCGGGCCGAAGGCGCTGGTGCAGGACGGTCGCGGCCCGTGGCTGCACCGGGCCGCCCGCGCCCTGCTGGACGGTGGGTGCCAGGACGTCCTGGTCGTCACCGGGGCGGCGGCCGAGGAGGTGGAGGAGCTCGTCCTGGCCCTCGGGGACCCGCGGGTGGGCAGCATCCGGTGCGGCACCTGGCAGGCCGGGATGGGGGAGTCCCTGAGGGCGGGCCTGACGATCCTGGCGACGCGCGGCCGCACGGTGCCCTCCCAGGCGCTGGTTCACCTGGTGGACCTTCTCGATGTCGACGCCGAGGTCGTGGCCAGGGTCCTGGGCGCCGCACCGACGGCGATCACGCCCGACGCCGTCCTGGCGCGCGCCGCCTACCAGGGGGTGCCCGGCCATCCGGTGCTCCTGGGCCAACAGCACTGGCAGGCGGTGCTCGACGGGGCCAGGGGTGACACCGGGGCGCGGTCCTACCTGCGCACGACCCGGCCGCTGCTGGTCGAGTGCGGTGACCTCGCGACCGGTGTCGACGTCGACGTCGCCCCGGCGCACGCCCCCGACGTTCCGCGTGGACGGGGCACGCCGCCGGGGTGA
- a CDS encoding pentapeptide repeat-containing protein codes for MTTPVEGRRYVEEDWYAEELTSRVFRDCVFVDVDLTEATTQGCRFEGCSFDRVRWNASVHRQSSFSACTFSATSFFGATLQGCRLDGSVFLGCSLTPLTVEGGSWWGVTLVRADLRALVLRDLRLVDADLSEADLRGADLRGSDLSGAVLRSARLDRADLRGSVLTGADLGGASVRGTRLDLLGSVALSTSLGAVVEEDLSLS; via the coding sequence ATGACGACGCCCGTGGAGGGCCGGCGCTACGTCGAGGAGGACTGGTACGCCGAGGAGCTGACGTCCAGGGTCTTCCGGGACTGCGTCTTCGTCGACGTCGACCTCACGGAGGCGACCACCCAGGGATGCCGCTTCGAGGGCTGCTCCTTCGACCGGGTCCGGTGGAACGCCTCGGTGCACCGTCAGTCCTCCTTCTCCGCCTGCACGTTCTCGGCGACCTCCTTCTTCGGCGCGACGCTGCAGGGGTGCCGGCTCGACGGCAGCGTCTTCCTGGGCTGCAGCCTCACCCCGCTGACGGTCGAGGGCGGCTCCTGGTGGGGTGTGACGCTCGTGCGCGCCGACCTGCGCGCCCTGGTGCTGCGTGACCTGCGCCTGGTCGACGCCGACCTCTCGGAGGCGGACCTGCGCGGGGCGGACCTGCGGGGCAGCGACCTGTCCGGGGCCGTGCTGCGCTCGGCGCGGCTGGACCGCGCGGACCTGCGCGGGTCCGTCCTGACCGGGGCCGACCTCGGCGGGGCGTCGGTCCGGGGCACCCGGCTGGACCTGCTGGGCTCGGTGGCCCTCAGCACCTCCCTCGGGGCGGTCGTCGAGGAGGACCTGAGCCTCAGCTGA
- a CDS encoding SRPBCC family protein: MGMELVHSFTVSADPPRTWALLTDLEQVGGCFPGATVTSADEEKFEGEVKVKLGPIAVTYQGKGRFLERDDGSHHAKIEGLGRGLRGLGNATALATIDLAPHESGTKVDVVTDLSITGKPAQFGRGVMQSVSDKLLGQFVACLESRLAEEPG, from the coding sequence ATGGGGATGGAGTTGGTCCACTCGTTCACCGTGTCCGCCGACCCGCCGCGCACGTGGGCGTTGCTGACCGACCTGGAACAGGTCGGCGGCTGCTTCCCGGGTGCGACCGTCACCTCGGCCGACGAGGAGAAGTTCGAGGGGGAGGTCAAGGTCAAGCTCGGTCCGATCGCGGTGACCTACCAGGGCAAGGGCAGGTTCCTCGAGCGCGACGACGGGTCCCACCACGCCAAGATCGAGGGGCTGGGGCGTGGCCTGCGCGGCCTCGGCAACGCCACCGCCCTGGCCACGATCGACCTGGCGCCCCACGAGAGCGGCACCAAGGTCGACGTCGTCACCGACCTGTCGATCACCGGCAAGCCGGCGCAGTTCGGCCGCGGGGTCATGCAGTCGGTCTCGGACAAGCTGCTCGGCCAGTTCGTCGCCTGCCTGGAGTCCAGGCTCGCCGAGGAGCCCGGGTGA
- a CDS encoding pyridoxamine 5'-phosphate oxidase family protein: MSILVDLSALAEAVAKHPTAYLLVAGDERPHVGEVRVEVRDDLLVVLAPGRTACRVVPDRPAVTVLLPPAETDGYSLVVDGRAAVVDGEIHVAPSHAVLHRRPRPDSVPSPTGCEGDCRPLA, encoded by the coding sequence ATGAGCATCCTCGTCGACCTCTCCGCGCTGGCCGAGGCCGTCGCGAAGCACCCGACCGCCTACCTGCTCGTGGCCGGGGACGAGCGACCGCACGTCGGCGAGGTCCGGGTCGAGGTCCGCGACGACCTGCTCGTGGTGCTCGCACCCGGGCGGACGGCCTGCCGGGTGGTCCCGGACCGTCCTGCCGTCACGGTGCTCCTGCCCCCGGCGGAGACGGACGGCTACAGCCTGGTCGTGGACGGCCGCGCCGCCGTCGTGGACGGGGAGATCCACGTGGCGCCCAGCCACGCCGTCCTGCACCGGCGACCCCGCCCCGACTCGGTGCCGTCTCCGACGGGGTGCGAGGGCGACTGCCGGCCCCTGGCATGA
- a CDS encoding FAD binding domain-containing protein, producing MIPAQFDYAAPQSVQEALELLGEHGDEAKIMAGGQSLLPVLRMRLNAPGLIIDISGLEELRGITDEGDAIRIGAGATYQDVLDSDLVREHLRLLHQAVETVADPQIRHRGTVCGALAHADPAGDVGAPVLALDAVMEIQGRGVVGPRRVPATEFFVDLFETAVGEGELLTAVTIPKHTGWGSHYEKFVRVSHQWAIVGVAAAVRSEGGTIAEARVGLTNMGSTPLRATVVEQALVGRPATEEAVAEICAQVGEGTDPPSDLNGQADYRRHVAGVLTRRAVLAAAGG from the coding sequence GTGATCCCCGCCCAGTTCGACTACGCCGCACCGCAGTCCGTCCAGGAGGCCCTCGAGCTCTTGGGTGAGCACGGTGACGAGGCCAAGATCATGGCCGGAGGCCAGTCGCTCCTCCCGGTCCTGAGGATGCGCCTCAACGCCCCCGGTCTCATCATCGACATCTCGGGGCTGGAGGAGCTCAGGGGCATCACCGACGAGGGGGACGCCATCCGGATCGGAGCCGGCGCCACCTACCAGGACGTGCTCGACTCGGACCTGGTGAGGGAGCACCTCCGACTGCTGCACCAGGCCGTGGAGACGGTCGCGGACCCGCAGATCCGCCACCGTGGGACGGTGTGCGGCGCGTTGGCCCACGCCGATCCCGCCGGGGACGTGGGTGCCCCGGTGCTGGCCCTCGACGCGGTGATGGAGATCCAGGGTCGTGGGGTCGTCGGCCCCCGCCGGGTGCCGGCCACCGAGTTCTTCGTCGACCTCTTCGAGACGGCCGTCGGCGAGGGTGAGCTGCTCACCGCGGTGACCATCCCCAAGCACACGGGATGGGGCAGCCACTACGAGAAGTTCGTCCGGGTCTCCCACCAGTGGGCCATCGTCGGTGTCGCCGCCGCGGTCCGCAGCGAGGGCGGGACCATCGCCGAGGCCAGGGTCGGGCTGACCAACATGGGCTCGACCCCGCTGCGCGCCACCGTGGTCGAGCAGGCGCTGGTCGGCCGGCCGGCCACCGAGGAGGCCGTCGCGGAGATCTGCGCTCAGGTCGGGGAGGGCACGGACCCGCCGTCGGACCTCAACGGGCAGGCGGACTACCGCCGGCACGTCGCCGGCGTCCTCACCCGACGGGCCGTGCTGGCCGCGGCGGGGGGCTGA
- a CDS encoding M20/M25/M40 family metallo-hydrolase, translating to MSTDAELIMSTTAEEEAVRICQELIRIDTSNYGDGSGPGERAAAEYVVGLLQEVGLEPELIESDPGRASVVVRTEGRDRSRPGLVLHGHLDVVPAEAADWSVDPFGAEIKDGMIWGRGAVDMKDMVAMLLATLRQVARSGEKPPRDIVWAFFADEEAGGLKGAGHVVATRPELFEGCTEAISEVGGFSVTLPDHATGAPTRAYLLQTAEKGIAWLRLHARGRAGHGSVPNPQNAIVRLAEAIARIDAHDWPRTYIASVRELFDGVAGITGEPWDEESVEDLLGRLGGARRFVEGTLRDTSNFSMLRSGYKMNVIPQTASASLDCRFLPGHEEDLLATVRELAGEHVEVEIEHLDVALEAPTSGELVDSMKRALLKEDPGAHVLPYCLSGGTDNKHLSRLGITGYGFAPLRLPEDLDFVGMFHGVDERVPVDAIRFGTRVLAQLIADC from the coding sequence ATGAGCACCGACGCCGAGCTGATCATGTCCACGACCGCCGAGGAGGAGGCGGTCCGGATCTGCCAGGAGCTGATCCGCATCGACACCAGCAACTACGGGGACGGGAGCGGCCCCGGGGAGCGGGCGGCGGCCGAGTACGTCGTGGGGCTGCTGCAGGAGGTGGGCCTGGAGCCGGAGCTCATCGAGTCCGACCCGGGCCGGGCCAGCGTCGTCGTCCGCACCGAGGGCCGGGACCGCTCCCGGCCCGGGCTGGTGCTGCACGGGCACCTGGACGTCGTGCCGGCCGAGGCCGCGGACTGGTCGGTCGACCCCTTCGGCGCCGAGATCAAGGACGGGATGATCTGGGGCCGTGGCGCGGTCGACATGAAGGACATGGTGGCGATGCTCCTGGCGACGCTGCGCCAGGTCGCCCGCTCGGGCGAGAAGCCCCCTCGCGACATCGTCTGGGCCTTCTTCGCCGACGAGGAGGCGGGGGGTCTGAAGGGGGCCGGTCACGTCGTGGCCACGCGCCCGGAGCTCTTCGAGGGGTGCACCGAGGCGATCAGCGAGGTCGGCGGCTTCTCCGTCACCCTGCCCGACCATGCCACGGGGGCACCGACCCGTGCCTACCTGCTGCAGACGGCCGAGAAGGGCATCGCCTGGTTGCGGCTCCACGCCCGCGGGCGGGCCGGGCACGGCTCGGTGCCGAACCCGCAGAACGCCATCGTGCGGCTGGCCGAGGCCATCGCCCGGATCGACGCCCACGACTGGCCTCGCACCTACATCGCCTCCGTCCGCGAGCTCTTCGACGGGGTCGCCGGGATCACGGGCGAGCCGTGGGACGAGGAGTCCGTCGAGGACCTGCTGGGTCGGCTGGGCGGCGCGCGGCGCTTCGTCGAGGGGACGCTGCGGGACACCTCCAACTTCTCCATGCTGCGCTCGGGCTACAAGATGAACGTCATCCCGCAGACCGCGTCGGCCTCCCTGGACTGCCGCTTCCTCCCGGGCCACGAGGAGGACCTCCTGGCCACCGTGCGCGAGCTGGCGGGGGAGCACGTGGAGGTCGAGATCGAGCACCTGGACGTCGCGCTCGAGGCGCCGACCAGCGGTGAGCTCGTGGACTCGATGAAGCGGGCGCTGCTCAAGGAGGACCCGGGCGCCCACGTGCTGCCGTACTGCCTGTCCGGCGGCACCGACAACAAGCACCTGTCGCGGCTGGGGATCACGGGCTACGGCTTCGCCCCGCTGCGGCTGCCGGAGGACCTCGACTTCGTGGGGATGTTCCACGGCGTCGACGAGCGGGTGCCCGTCGACGCGATCCGCTTCGGGACCCGGGTGCTGGCCCAGCTCATCGCGGACTGCTGA
- a CDS encoding xanthine dehydrogenase family protein molybdopterin-binding subunit, giving the protein MAFSGEVVAVVAARTAAARDAAELVEVDYEELPAALDLRAAAADQDGVLAHPELGTNRSATWVFDSAEAGTGESADAAIAAREDGIVIEREYRQQRLIPSFMEPRSVVVDPTGEQFVMTSATQVPHILRLMLALTLGVPEHKVRVIAPDVGGGFGGKLQVTPEEIITFLVARHTGKPCKWTETRSESLLAAHHGRDQWQKLTLAARKDGTVTGLKVELLADMGAYLGLVTPGVPILGAFMFNSIYKFPAYHFSCTNVFTNKTWTDAYRGAGRPEATFAIERLMDELAVELGRDPLEVREQNWIRHEEFPFTTVCGLEYDSGNYEAATERAKELFGYDELRAEQARRRESGDRVQLGLGISTFTEMCGLAPSRVLGSLSYGAGGWETASVRMLPSGKVEVITGSSAHGQGHETAWSQIVADQLGVPFEDIEVLHGDTQISHKGLDTYGSRSLVVGGQAVVKAAQKVIEKARPLAAHVLEANPDDLEWTDGKFQVRGAGEGRRAWAWPSWPWPYSPPTTCPTAWSRPWTPTPPSTR; this is encoded by the coding sequence GTGGCCTTCTCCGGCGAGGTCGTCGCGGTGGTGGCCGCCCGGACCGCCGCTGCCCGGGACGCCGCCGAGCTGGTGGAGGTGGACTACGAGGAGCTGCCCGCAGCCCTGGACCTGCGTGCCGCGGCCGCGGACCAGGACGGCGTGCTGGCCCACCCCGAGCTGGGCACCAACCGCTCGGCCACCTGGGTCTTCGACTCCGCGGAGGCGGGCACCGGCGAGAGCGCCGACGCGGCGATCGCCGCCCGGGAGGACGGCATCGTCATCGAGCGGGAGTACCGCCAGCAGCGCCTGATCCCCTCCTTCATGGAGCCGCGCAGCGTGGTGGTCGACCCCACCGGCGAGCAGTTCGTCATGACCTCGGCGACGCAGGTGCCGCACATCCTGCGGCTCATGCTCGCGCTGACCCTCGGGGTGCCCGAGCACAAGGTCCGCGTCATCGCCCCCGACGTGGGGGGCGGCTTCGGCGGCAAGCTGCAGGTCACGCCGGAGGAGATCATCACCTTCCTCGTGGCCCGGCACACCGGGAAGCCGTGCAAGTGGACCGAGACCCGCAGCGAGTCGCTCCTGGCCGCCCACCACGGCCGCGACCAGTGGCAGAAGCTGACGCTGGCCGCCCGCAAGGACGGCACCGTGACCGGCCTCAAGGTCGAGCTGCTCGCCGACATGGGTGCGTACCTGGGCCTGGTCACGCCCGGTGTGCCGATCCTCGGCGCCTTCATGTTCAACTCCATCTACAAGTTCCCCGCCTACCACTTCTCCTGCACCAACGTCTTCACCAACAAGACGTGGACCGACGCCTACCGCGGCGCCGGCCGCCCGGAGGCGACCTTCGCCATCGAGCGGCTCATGGACGAGCTGGCGGTCGAGCTCGGCCGGGACCCGCTGGAGGTCCGTGAGCAGAACTGGATCCGGCACGAGGAGTTCCCGTTCACCACCGTGTGCGGCCTGGAGTACGACTCCGGCAACTACGAGGCGGCCACGGAGCGCGCCAAGGAGCTGTTCGGGTATGACGAGCTGCGGGCCGAGCAGGCCCGGCGCCGCGAGAGCGGCGACCGCGTGCAGCTGGGCCTGGGCATCTCGACCTTCACCGAGATGTGCGGCCTGGCACCCTCCCGGGTCCTCGGTTCGCTCAGCTACGGTGCCGGCGGCTGGGAGACCGCCTCCGTCCGGATGCTGCCCAGCGGCAAGGTCGAGGTCATCACCGGTTCCTCCGCCCACGGGCAGGGTCACGAGACGGCGTGGAGCCAGATCGTCGCCGACCAGCTGGGCGTACCCTTCGAGGACATCGAGGTGCTCCACGGCGACACCCAGATCAGCCACAAGGGCCTGGACACCTACGGCTCGCGCTCGCTGGTGGTCGGTGGCCAGGCGGTCGTGAAGGCCGCCCAGAAGGTCATCGAGAAGGCCCGCCCGCTGGCGGCGCACGTGCTCGAGGCCAACCCGGACGACCTGGAGTGGACCGACGGGAAGTTCCAGGTCCGCGGCGCCGGTGAGGGCAGGAGGGCGTGGGCCTGGCCCAGCTGGCCCTGGCCGTATTCGCCGCCCACGACCTGCCCGACGGCATGGAGCCGACCCTGGACGCCGACGCCACCTTCGACCCGGTGA